A DNA window from Microcystis aeruginosa NIES-843 contains the following coding sequences:
- a CDS encoding amino acid ABC transporter substrate-binding protein, which translates to MKRTLAVMTMTVALTLTSNHSSLAGAIFDRIQKTGVITAGARKDAIPFGFVNSQGKWVGYSLDMLELIRKETERKLGKPIKLKIVEITPQNRFEKLKTGVIDIECGSTTFTWKRENEVDFSVSYFAGGTQLLTRKGSNLDDIGSLAGRRIGVIANTTNEAVIKTQQPAAILVKVKNRGEGLQKLEAGEIDGFASDGITLEGLRKSAKNPNNLAIVPSYPYAYESYACTLPENDSKWRDTVNYTLLKFMEGIVSDQQQAVTIYERWFGEEGVVPYSRETINDYFQGIVNTYEWIPLTVFP; encoded by the coding sequence ATGAAGCGTACACTTGCCGTCATGACGATGACAGTAGCTTTAACCCTCACCAGTAACCATTCTAGCCTTGCGGGAGCAATCTTCGATCGCATTCAAAAAACTGGGGTAATTACTGCGGGCGCTCGTAAAGATGCTATTCCCTTTGGTTTTGTCAACTCCCAGGGCAAGTGGGTGGGTTACAGCCTTGATATGTTAGAGTTAATTCGCAAGGAAACCGAACGGAAGTTAGGAAAACCAATTAAGTTAAAAATTGTTGAGATTACTCCCCAAAATCGCTTTGAAAAGTTGAAAACAGGGGTTATAGATATAGAATGTGGCTCCACTACTTTTACTTGGAAAAGAGAAAATGAAGTGGATTTTTCTGTTAGTTACTTTGCCGGTGGTACTCAATTGCTCACCCGCAAAGGTAGTAATCTCGATGACATCGGTAGCCTGGCAGGCAGACGCATTGGAGTAATTGCCAATACTACTAATGAAGCAGTAATTAAAACTCAACAACCCGCCGCTATTTTGGTCAAAGTTAAAAATCGTGGCGAGGGTTTACAAAAACTAGAAGCGGGAGAAATTGATGGTTTTGCCAGTGATGGCATTACCCTGGAAGGTTTAAGGAAAAGCGCTAAAAATCCCAATAATTTAGCCATAGTTCCCTCCTATCCCTACGCCTACGAATCCTATGCCTGTACTTTACCCGAAAATGATTCTAAATGGCGCGATACAGTGAATTATACCCTATTAAAATTCATGGAAGGGATCGTTAGTGACCAACAACAAGCGGTGACAATTTATGAACGTTGGTTTGGTGAAGAGGGTGTTGTTCCCTATTCCAGAGAAACTATTAATGATTATTTTCAAGGCATTGTCAACACCTACGAATGGATTCCTTTAACTGTATTTCCCTAA